The Thermococcus thermotolerans genome contains a region encoding:
- a CDS encoding CBS domain-containing protein, translated as MVTIPRPIDPREIRRIRKELGITQEELAEKAGVTQAYIAKLEAGKVDPRLSTFNRILQALLECKRAQLKAKDVMSSPVISVKPYELVENVIKIMNEHNISQIPVIAGNKVVGSVTERTLVRQSLEYEDIYDRKVMEVMEEPFPIVNEDEDLEVVKYLLEEHPAVLVQDREGKVAGIITRVDIFRIGKIKE; from the coding sequence ATGGTGACAATCCCCCGCCCCATTGATCCCAGGGAGATAAGGCGAATTCGGAAGGAGCTCGGCATAACGCAGGAAGAGCTCGCCGAGAAGGCGGGCGTAACTCAGGCGTATATAGCCAAGCTAGAGGCGGGGAAGGTCGACCCGCGATTATCCACCTTCAACCGTATCCTGCAGGCCCTGCTCGAATGCAAGAGGGCACAGCTTAAAGCAAAGGATGTCATGTCCTCTCCCGTTATCTCAGTTAAGCCCTACGAACTAGTTGAAAACGTCATTAAGATAATGAACGAGCACAACATCTCCCAGATTCCAGTCATAGCTGGAAACAAAGTCGTCGGTTCCGTGACGGAGCGGACACTGGTCAGGCAGAGCCTTGAGTACGAGGACATCTACGACAGAAAGGTCATGGAGGTCATGGAGGAGCCGTTCCCGATAGTCAACGAGGACGAAGACCTTGAAGTCGTCAAGTACCTCCTTGAAGAGCACCCGGCGGTTCTGGTTCAGGACAGGGAAGGAAAGGTGGCCGGAATCATAACCCGCGTAGATATCTTCAGGATTGGGAAAATTAAGGAGTAA
- a CDS encoding DMT family transporter: protein MDGTLLGVLGALTSAFSWAASTILIKVGMRDKSPVAVNIIRLYIVSAIFAGIFLTNGTFQEVLSLHPKLLVVAFVSAMFGFVVGDYFYFNALNMMGVSRTVPITSTYPLWAILWAALFLGREIGIQIILGALLVVLAIIVVRRAEERENINPRGFIFALLAPVSWSLAILTMDWLTGYMDVLTLAGLRMMLAALGISVLLPRYLPELKQVTPKEALILTGAAITGLMVGQYLFVYSVNLVGSQIAAPVSAINPIISSALAIVLLKEPPNRKILEGLVLAVLGVILISTA, encoded by the coding sequence ATGGACGGCACACTCCTGGGAGTCCTGGGGGCACTCACCTCAGCGTTTTCATGGGCGGCCTCCACGATACTCATAAAAGTCGGAATGAGGGACAAGAGCCCTGTGGCAGTTAATATCATTCGTCTTTACATAGTTTCAGCCATATTTGCCGGCATATTCCTCACCAACGGCACCTTCCAGGAAGTGCTTTCCCTTCACCCAAAGTTGCTCGTGGTGGCGTTTGTATCAGCGATGTTCGGCTTCGTTGTGGGAGACTACTTCTACTTCAACGCCCTTAACATGATGGGCGTTTCCAGGACGGTGCCGATAACCTCGACATACCCCCTCTGGGCGATACTCTGGGCGGCCCTGTTCCTTGGGAGGGAGATAGGCATCCAGATAATCCTGGGAGCCCTCCTCGTTGTCCTGGCAATAATAGTGGTTCGCAGAGCTGAGGAAAGGGAAAATATCAACCCGCGGGGCTTCATCTTCGCACTGCTTGCTCCGGTTTCATGGAGTCTGGCCATACTTACGATGGACTGGCTGACAGGATATATGGATGTGCTCACCCTGGCAGGGCTGAGAATGATGCTGGCGGCACTGGGAATTTCTGTACTCCTCCCAAGATACCTCCCAGAGCTGAAGCAAGTAACTCCAAAAGAGGCGCTCATACTGACCGGGGCCGCCATCACCGGACTCATGGTGGGCCAGTACCTCTTTGTATACTCGGTTAACCTTGTGGGGTCTCAGATAGCCGCCCCGGTCTCGGCGATAAACCCCATAATCTCCTCCGCCCTAGCAATAGTCCTGCTGAAGGAGCCCCCGAACAGGAAGATACTAGAAGGTCTCGTTCTGGCCGTTCTTGGAGTTATACTTATCTCGACCGCATGA